The window GCCGCTTGGTCAACCAAATTCGCGTGGACGAAGAGACAACAAAGTGGAGTCTGATCGCGTTGGAACGCATGTTGGCGGTGAAATGACGTCCGCCAAACCATACGAGACCGTCTCCCCGTCCGAACCAATCTCGACGCCGGCCCAAACGGAATCTCCTGCGGGTCGGACCGGAATGATCTTGGCGGGATTGGCAGGAGCCTCTGCTGTTGGAATAGGCGCGTTTGTCGCTCATGGGTTGCCGGACTTCCTTGAGCAATCCGGTTTGGATCCCGACACGGTTGCTCGTCGCGTGGAGCAGTTCGAAACCGGAGCCCGGTACCACTTGGCTCACGCGATCGTTTTATTGGGCTTGGCGGTCGCTCCCTTGCGGTGGTCCGGATGGCTGCGAACGATTCGAGCGTTGATGGTCGCCGGACTGATTTTCTTTTCCGGCAGTCTGTACGTGCTGGTTTTGACCAACACACCGGTGATGGGTGCGATCACCCCAATCGGTGGCGTTTGTTGGATTGTGGGTTGGCTGATGTTTGTCGGCTGCCGTGACTCGTCGACAAGTCAATGATGCTTTAAACTCCCGGCCATGGACGCATCGCTCTCACCCGATCAATTGTCATTCCCGGCCGTCTGGCGGCATCCTCATCTGTTGGATTTGGAGCGGCTCACCGCCGCTGAAATCCTCGCCGTGTTACGCACGGCGGACCAACTGAAGACGATGACCGAAGGTTGCCGTCGCAAAGTCCCGCTATTGACGGGAAAAACGTGTGCCAATTTGTTCTTTGAGAACAGCACACGTACGAGGAACAGTTTCTCGTTGGCCGCCAAAAGACTCGGCGCCGACACGGTTGAATTCAGCAGCAGCGGCAGCAGCGTTGCCAAAGGCGAAACATTCGTCGACACGGCCAAGACCATCGAAGCGATGGGCGTCGACTGGGTTGTGACGCGACACTCCACTCCCGGCACGCCTCACTTGTTGGCCCGCGAACTGGATTGCTGTGTGCTCAACGCCGGAGACGGTCCCCACGAGCATCCCACTCAGGGTTTGCTCGACATGCTGACGATCCTCCAACATCGCATCGGCTCGGACTGGAAAAACGAAGCCGCCGATCCTGAGAAAGTATTCGCGGGAATGACGGTGGCTTTGGTTGGTGACATCGCACACAGTCGCACTGCACGCAGCAATCTGTGGGGCCTCCGTAAACTCGGTGCTCACGTCATCATTTGCGGCCCACCAACTTTGGTCAGTCACCGCTGGGAAGAACTTGGTTTCGAAGTCGCTCACCGTCTCGATGAGATCGTCCATCGCTGCGACGTGCTGAATTTGCTTC of the Rhodopirellula baltica SH 1 genome contains:
- a CDS encoding aspartate carbamoyltransferase catalytic subunit, which translates into the protein MDASLSPDQLSFPAVWRHPHLLDLERLTAAEILAVLRTADQLKTMTEGCRRKVPLLTGKTCANLFFENSTRTRNSFSLAAKRLGADTVEFSSSGSSVAKGETFVDTAKTIEAMGVDWVVTRHSTPGTPHLLARELDCCVLNAGDGPHEHPTQGLLDMLTILQHRIGSDWKNEAADPEKVFAGMTVALVGDIAHSRTARSNLWGLRKLGAHVIICGPPTLVSHRWEELGFEVAHRLDEIVHRCDVLNLLRIQFERQKARPFPSVYEYAALYAMNGERLRLAKDDILIMAPGPINRGVEITPEVADGPHSVILEQVTNGIAVRMASLWLLANAKENADASAENLS
- a CDS encoding DUF423 domain-containing protein, which encodes MTSAKPYETVSPSEPISTPAQTESPAGRTGMILAGLAGASAVGIGAFVAHGLPDFLEQSGLDPDTVARRVEQFETGARYHLAHAIVLLGLAVAPLRWSGWLRTIRALMVAGLIFFSGSLYVLVLTNTPVMGAITPIGGVCWIVGWLMFVGCRDSSTSQ